From the Lathyrus oleraceus cultivar Zhongwan6 chromosome 4, CAAS_Psat_ZW6_1.0, whole genome shotgun sequence genome, one window contains:
- the LOC127136311 gene encoding F-box/kelch-repeat protein At3g06240-like produces the protein MTLYRNVFLTKEHPYYDHTYLLLHGVFTPPEVPYEDEIFELYSVCGDRYESKVKLEWPRVKYDQPISVYTLFKQNEYNYVPNFNILGLGSVNGTLCLLPPFLQKTLVLWNPSINDFKVVRPRFVNDDHFAHIHLGFGYDRHTDDYKVICHGQIFSRKNIWEIYSLRTNSWRLLNLNMHHAFMDKQQLYMDGLSHWMCIGETPFEKYLLSFDWSNEVFITTSVPSDIDDNFVPLVRKHFVLLKGSIALISNFEETATFHISVLGEISIKESWTKMFIIGPIPCLRYPIGEGKKGDMMFVKEDGGLVSVNLNTQTAEELGFKTKRFCKILNLKENLIPFEGEE, from the coding sequence ATGACTTTGTACCGCAATGTTTTCTTAACAAAGGAACATCCTTATTATGATCATACATATCTTCTTCTACATGGGGTGTTTACTCCTCCGGAAGTTCCCTATGAAGATGAAATATTTGAATTGTATTCTGTTTGTGGGGATAGGTATGAGAGTAAGGTTAAATTAGAGTGGCCAAGGGTGAAATATGATCAACCAATATCTGTATATACTCTTTTTAAACAAAATGAGTATAATTATGTTCCTAATTTTAACATTTTAGGTTTAGGTAGTGTTAATGGGACCCTTTGTCTACTCCCACCATTCCTACAGAAAACCCTTGTACTATGGAATCCATCTATTAATGACTTTAAGGTCGTTCGACCTAGGTTTGTTAATGATGATCATTTTGCTCATATTCATCTTGGGTTTGGTTATGACCGTCACACAGACGACTATAAAGTGATATGTCATGGACAAATATTTAGTAGGAAAAATATTTGGGAGATATATAGTCTAAGAACTAACTCTTGGAGATTACTCAATCTTAATATGCATCACGCTTTTATGGACAAACAGCAATTGTACATGGATGGACTCTCTCATTGGATGTGCATAGGTGAAACACCTTTCGAAAAATATCTGTTGTCATTTGACTGGAGCAATGAAGTTTTCATTACGACATCGGTACCCTCAGACATTGATGACAACTTTGTGCCATTAGTAAGGAAACACTTTGTGTTATTGAAGGGCTCTATTGCTTTGATCTCAAATTTCGAAGAGACGGCTACTTTTCACATTTCAGTTTTGGGAGAAATTAGTATAAAGGAATCATGGACTAAAATGTTTATTATAGGGCCCATCCCTTGCCTTAGGTATCCTATTGGAGAGGGAAAGAAGGGTGATATGATGTTCGTTAAAGAAGATGGTGGACTGGTTTCGGTCAACTTAAATACCCAAACGGCTGAGGAACTTGGTTTTAAAACAAAAAGATTTTGTAAGATACTAAATCTTAAAGAAAACCTTATTCCGTTTGAAGGGGAAGAGTAA